The genomic interval TACACAACAAGGAAACTgagtttgcaaaagaaaaataacttggtCAAAATCACACACCTAGCAAGTGGCTGAGGCATATTTACTCCCAGTACCATGTTTTCACTATACCAACCTGACTCCTCAACCAAATATAAtgcataaaaattttaattcacaTCACACTAAGGCCAACCAAGACACCCTACCtgccaaataaaaattgtataatgCCTGACAATATCAATCAGATGTcaaaacaaatatgaaattaagaaaaaactataaacataATTGGCATAATAGAAAAATGAACCCCTAACTTCAAAAACTACAAACTTTCAAAGAATAATTTGGAAGATACTTTGATGTCTACTTTCATACAAACATATTTTCATACAAACATTGATCGTTACTTCTAATGTAAGCCTGATGCTGATAAATACCTAAAGCAAAAAATTTCCCTCTATGTATTATCACTGAACTTATTTATGGCATGACGTAACTTAAGACTCACCTGCAGGACTGTCAGCATTCTCTCCTGGATGTAGCTGTATACCAGTAGAATCTATAGAGTTTACTGTAACTGTTTGTAGATTTGGCAACTGACCAGTGCTTAGACTAACTGGAGTTGAAGTGAAGGCTCCACCTGCCGCAACTTGACCAAGTGTGAGGGTTTGAACAGGCGTCAAAGTTATTTGTTGGGCAGCAGTattctgtatttgcaaattcTGCAAGTTCTGGACCCCTTGTACTTGAAACGTTTGCCAAGTTACCTGTCCAGAAGGGGTCACTGTCTGTGCCTGAATTAAAAAGGTTCCAGGATTCAGCTGCAATTGAAGATTTTGCAAAGCCTGTTGTGATATATTTTGACCACTGGCTTGCACACCATGGATTGTCTGTGGTGTAATACCTTGCACAATTTGGGCTTGACTGGTTGGCTGCTGAGACTCTTGAAGTTGTAGATGCTGTACAACAGGCTGTGCTGTAGAAACCTGAATATTCTGTGCCTGTGTCTCTTCAGAAACAGGCGACTGGATATAATTTCCCTGAAGATCTGAAGAATGAACTTGCCCACTAGATGTAGTCAAgctatttgtgttttgttgtaaTATACCTGTACTATCTATCGTAACAGGCAACTGTGATGAAGAGGATGTTGGCACAAATAAATCTGTATCAGTATTAGTTTCATTAATATCAGGAGAAACCCGCTCACCAGTCCTTTCTGAATTGTCTGAACTATCCATAGCTTGTCCTGTGTTTATCAAATGTCCATCGGCATTAATGCCTGCAGTCATTGTCTGAGAACTGCCCGAAAGTCCCAAAGAATCTAGATCGACACTATTGATTGGTACAAACGTAATATTTCCTGGCAGACCAAGAGGCACATTAGCAACTACTTGGGTTTGACCAGGAAAAGATGAACCACCAATTGCAACTCCCTGAACCTGGACTTGACCAGTCTGTGGTAtgagattctggatgttagcagGAGGTGTTCCAGAGGCAAGTAAGGTTTGATTAGAGCCAGGAATGATCTGAATTTGACTGCTTTCTTGATTTATACCCCCATTATCTGAAGAGCCTGTGAAACCAATTTGAACCTGCTGACCATCTGTTGACTGGATCTGTGGTATCACTTGATATTGAACATTGGACACTGTACCATTTGATGAATCTGATCCTGGTGCAAcggaaaatatttgttgattctGCAAATTCTGAAGGGGAAGAACATACTGCCCACTTGAAGTAGCAGCACTTGGAATCTGGACTAGATTACCAGCTTCATCTTTTATAGTTGTAGGTGTGGCTGACAAAACCTCCCATCGGTTTGGTGCTCCTCCTAACTGTGCAGAAGCCAAATCACCTGTCtggatgaagaaaacaaaaaggtgaTATATTTGTGGTATATTTAAACCAAccctcaaaaaattttaaaaactggtatcAATCCTACTACCTGAAAATTCAACTTATCTTAAAACACAATAGAGTTCAAATACAGTAGCAGTACTATATGAA from Pongo abelii isolate AG06213 chromosome 11, NHGRI_mPonAbe1-v2.0_pri, whole genome shotgun sequence carries:
- the SP3 gene encoding transcription factor Sp3 isoform X2 — translated: MTAPEKPVKQEEMAALDVDSGGGGGGGGGHGEYLQQQQQHGNGAVAAAAAAQTGDLASAQLGGAPNRWEVLSATPTTIKDEAGNLVQIPSAATSSGQYVLPLQNLQNQQIFSVAPGSDSSNGTVSNVQYQVIPQIQSTDGQQVQIGFTGSSDNGGINQESSQIQIIPGSNQTLLASGTPPANIQNLIPQTGQVQVQGVAIGGSSFPGQTQVVANVPLGLPGNITFVPINSVDLDSLGLSGSSQTMTAGINADGHLINTGQAMDSSDNSERTGERVSPDINETNTDTDLFVPTSSSSQLPVTIDSTGILQQNTNSLTTSSGQVHSSDLQGNYIQSPVSEETQAQNIQVSTAQPVVQHLQLQESQQPTSQAQIVQGITPQTIHGVQASGQNISQQALQNLQLQLNPGTFLIQAQTVTPSGQVTWQTFQVQGVQNLQNLQIQNTAAQQITLTPVQTLTLGQVAAGGAFTSTPVSLSTGQLPNLQTVTVNSIDSTGIQLHPGENADSPADIRIKEEEPDPEEWQLSGDSTLNTNDLTHLRVQVVDEEGDQQHQEGKRLRRVACTCPNCKEGGGRGTNLGKKKQHICHIPGCGKVYGKTSHLRAHLRWHSGERPFVCNWMYCGKRFTRSDELQRHRRTHTGEKKFVCPECSKRFMRSDHLAKHIKTHQNKKGIHSSSTVLASVEAARDDTLITAGGTTLILANIQQGSVSGIGTVNTSATSNQDILTNTEIPLQLVTVSGNETME
- the SP3 gene encoding transcription factor Sp3 isoform X1, which translates into the protein MTAPEKPVKQEEMAALDVDSGGGGGGGGGHGEYLQQQQQHGNGAVAAAAAAQDTQPSPLALLAATCSKIGPPSPGDDEEEAAAAAGAPAAAGATGDLASAQLGGAPNRWEVLSATPTTIKDEAGNLVQIPSAATSSGQYVLPLQNLQNQQIFSVAPGSDSSNGTVSNVQYQVIPQIQSTDGQQVQIGFTGSSDNGGINQESSQIQIIPGSNQTLLASGTPPANIQNLIPQTGQVQVQGVAIGGSSFPGQTQVVANVPLGLPGNITFVPINSVDLDSLGLSGSSQTMTAGINADGHLINTGQAMDSSDNSERTGERVSPDINETNTDTDLFVPTSSSSQLPVTIDSTGILQQNTNSLTTSSGQVHSSDLQGNYIQSPVSEETQAQNIQVSTAQPVVQHLQLQESQQPTSQAQIVQGITPQTIHGVQASGQNISQQALQNLQLQLNPGTFLIQAQTVTPSGQVTWQTFQVQGVQNLQNLQIQNTAAQQITLTPVQTLTLGQVAAGGAFTSTPVSLSTGQLPNLQTVTVNSIDSTGIQLHPGENADSPADIRIKEEEPDPEEWQLSGDSTLNTNDLTHLRVQVVDEEGDQQHQEGKRLRRVACTCPNCKEGGGRGTNLGKKKQHICHIPGCGKVYGKTSHLRAHLRWHSGERPFVCNWMYCGKRFTRSDELQRHRRTHTGEKKFVCPECSKRFMRSDHLAKHIKTHQNKKGIHSSSTVLASVEAARDDTLITAGGTTLILANIQQGSVSGIGTVNTSATSNQDILTNTEIPLQLVTVSGNETME
- the SP3 gene encoding transcription factor Sp3 (The RefSeq protein has 3 substitutions compared to this genomic sequence); translated protein: MAALDVDSGGGGGGGGGHGEYLQQQQQHGNGAVAAAAAAQTGDLASAQLGGAPNRWEVLSATPTTIKDEAGNLVQIPSAATSSGQYVLPLQNLQNQQIFSVAPGSDSSNGTVSNVQYQVIPQIQSTDGQQAQIGFTGSSDNGGINQESSQIQIIPGSNQTLLASGTPPANIQNLIPQTGQVQVQGVAIGGSSFPGQTQVVANVPLGLPGNITFVPINSVDQDSLGLSGSSQTMTAGINADGHLINTGQAMDSSDNSERTGERVSPDINETNTDTDLFVPTSSSSQLPVTIDSTGILQQNTNSLTTSSGQVHSSDLQGNYIQSPVSEETQAQNIQVSTAQPVVQHLQLQESQQPTSQAQIVQGITPQTIHGVQASGQNISQQALQNLQLQLNPGTFLIQAQTVTPSGQVTWQTFQVQGVQNSQNLQIQNTAAQQITLTPVQTLTLGQVAAGGAFTSTPVSLSTGQLPNLQTVTVNSIDSTGIQLHPGENADSPADIRIKEEEPDPEEWQLSGDSTLNTNDLTHLRVQVVDEEGDQQHQEGKRLRRVACTCPNCKEGGGRGTNLGKKKQHICHIPGCGKVYGKTSHLRAHLRWHSGERPFVCNWMYCGKRFTRSDELQRHRRTHTGEKKFVCPECSKRFMRSDHLAKHIKTHQNKKGIHSSSTVLASVEAARDDTLITAGGTTLILANIQQGSVSGIGTVNTSATSNQDILTNTEIPLQLVTVSGNETME